From a single Candidatus Hydrogenedentota bacterium genomic region:
- the rsfS gene encoding ribosome silencing factor, with translation MARLVKKSVSEEPDFLPNTRRAAALADDKKAVDIRAYDVRGLTLIADSFIVCSATSEPHLKAVYSAISAGMHEIGLKTLHSEGSHSSNWLVLDFGNIIVHIFRQDAREYYDLDGLWGDAPQIDLGL, from the coding sequence TTGGCTCGACTCGTTAAGAAATCCGTTTCTGAAGAACCCGATTTCCTTCCCAACACGCGGCGCGCAGCGGCGTTAGCGGATGACAAAAAGGCGGTCGATATTCGCGCATACGACGTGCGAGGATTGACGTTGATTGCCGATAGTTTCATCGTCTGTTCCGCCACCAGTGAACCTCACTTGAAGGCCGTCTACAGCGCGATTTCGGCGGGTATGCACGAGATTGGCCTAAAGACCCTGCATTCGGAGGGTTCGCATTCTTCCAACTGGCTGGTGCTCGACTTCGGCAACATCATTGTTCATATCTTTCGCCAGGATGCGCGGGAGTACTACGACTTGGATGGACTTTGGGGCGATGCGCCTCAAATCGATTTGGGTCTGTAG
- a CDS encoding HU family DNA-binding protein, whose translation MAEKKAKTKAQIITALAEKTGLSKKDVGNVVAELVGLAYKEAKVGFTIPGLGKLVVVNRKKRTGRNPATGETITIPAKRVLKFRIAKQAKDAIK comes from the coding sequence ATGGCAGAAAAGAAAGCGAAGACAAAGGCTCAGATCATCACCGCTCTTGCCGAGAAGACCGGCCTGAGCAAGAAAGACGTTGGTAACGTCGTGGCCGAGCTTGTTGGCTTGGCGTACAAAGAAGCGAAAGTCGGCTTCACGATTCCGGGCCTTGGTAAGCTCGTCGTTGTGAATCGCAAGAAGCGCACCGGCCGTAACCCGGCAACGGGCGAGACGATCACGATTCCGGCGAAGCGCGTCCTTAAGTTCCGCATCGCTAAGCAGGCGAAAGACGCCATCAAGTAA
- a CDS encoding metallophosphatase family protein has protein sequence MHCLGQLFYYGLDGWSIEHMIIAALGGVSGNLPALEAVLSHIDRAGIHIVVNTGDTLVGGPNPNESWERLEKREVLSVQGELDRQALRVVRKADSLPQRVSPALLAALQFAHEKTLSKNLEKISGLPRRRIFTVDGLSVCLCHGTPASQSEGLEEQDDPSRFRRQREFANVHVIVAGRTPHAFSRMVDDTLFVNPGRVGTGKPGLAHYAIISTEEHPWKVDIQKVVYDPTNVQKQLDSAGLQWPDW, from the coding sequence ATGCACTGCCTCGGGCAACTTTTCTATTACGGACTCGATGGTTGGAGCATTGAACACATGATTATTGCCGCTCTCGGCGGTGTCTCGGGCAATCTTCCCGCACTTGAAGCGGTGTTGAGCCATATCGATCGCGCCGGTATCCATATTGTTGTGAACACGGGTGATACCTTGGTTGGCGGACCCAATCCCAACGAATCGTGGGAACGGCTGGAGAAGCGCGAAGTTCTTTCCGTACAGGGCGAACTCGATCGGCAAGCGCTTCGCGTCGTGCGAAAAGCAGACTCGCTTCCTCAGCGCGTATCTCCCGCCCTCCTTGCGGCACTTCAGTTCGCACACGAAAAGACGCTCAGCAAGAATCTCGAGAAGATTTCAGGGTTGCCCAGGCGCAGAATCTTCACGGTCGACGGACTTTCCGTCTGTCTGTGCCATGGCACGCCGGCTAGTCAATCGGAGGGACTGGAGGAACAGGACGACCCGAGCAGGTTTCGCAGACAGCGTGAATTCGCCAACGTACATGTGATTGTCGCGGGCCGCACTCCCCATGCGTTCTCCCGAATGGTCGACGATACGCTGTTCGTCAATCCCGGCCGCGTTGGAACTGGGAAACCTGGCCTGGCTCATTACGCCATCATCAGCACAGAAGAACACCCCTGGAAGGTCGATATACAGAAAGTCGTGTATGACCCCACGAACGTGCAGAAACAGCTCGATAGCGCGGGTCTTCAATGGCCTGACTGGTAA
- a CDS encoding dihydroorotase, whose amino-acid sequence MSLAIVNGHLIEPTSGISEPVDILVEGKKVTKIGKNLKGDETIDAKGCIVCPGLVDVHVHFREPGYESKETIATGSRAAAKGGVTSVVTMANTRPVIDNAGMVEFVNRRARETAIIKVWPAACATKGMEGAEMTEMAELKAVGAVAVTDDGKDIASSWVMRRVLEYATMCGLTYMAHCEDETLAEGGAMNEGYNSTRLGIPGLPKAVEEIRIDRNIRLAELSKARIHIQHVTSKGGVDIIRRAKKRGLPVTCETGPHYWMLTDDAVVGFGTNAKMNPPLREAEDVAAVREGLADGTIDCIATDHAPHTQTEKDVEFQLAPFGIVGLETLLAATITGLVEPGVLTMERAIALLTSAPAKIFNLNAGVLREGGPADIAVFDPKAEWVVDPETFHSRSRNTPFKGMTLRGLVKATLCDGAVVYWA is encoded by the coding sequence ATGAGTCTTGCCATCGTTAACGGTCATCTGATAGAGCCGACATCGGGCATTTCCGAGCCCGTGGACATCCTTGTCGAGGGGAAGAAGGTTACAAAGATCGGCAAGAACCTCAAGGGTGACGAGACCATCGACGCAAAGGGATGCATTGTTTGCCCGGGTTTGGTCGATGTGCACGTTCACTTCCGCGAACCTGGGTACGAATCCAAGGAGACCATCGCTACCGGCAGCCGCGCCGCGGCAAAGGGAGGCGTGACGTCGGTTGTCACCATGGCGAACACGCGTCCCGTGATTGATAACGCGGGTATGGTCGAATTCGTCAACCGGCGCGCGCGCGAGACAGCGATAATCAAGGTTTGGCCCGCGGCATGCGCAACCAAGGGCATGGAAGGCGCCGAGATGACGGAAATGGCCGAATTGAAGGCCGTCGGCGCCGTGGCCGTTACCGACGATGGAAAGGATATCGCCAGCAGTTGGGTCATGCGGCGCGTGCTTGAGTATGCGACGATGTGCGGCCTGACGTATATGGCACACTGCGAAGACGAGACCCTTGCCGAAGGCGGCGCGATGAACGAAGGCTATAATTCAACGCGCCTGGGCATCCCCGGCCTGCCAAAAGCCGTTGAAGAGATTCGGATCGATCGCAACATCCGGTTGGCGGAACTGAGTAAGGCGAGAATTCACATTCAGCACGTTACCAGCAAAGGCGGCGTGGACATCATTCGGCGCGCCAAGAAGCGTGGCCTTCCCGTGACGTGCGAGACCGGGCCGCACTACTGGATGCTGACGGACGACGCGGTCGTCGGATTCGGCACCAACGCCAAGATGAATCCACCGTTGCGTGAAGCGGAAGACGTGGCGGCCGTTCGCGAGGGCTTGGCGGATGGGACCATCGACTGCATCGCCACGGACCACGCGCCGCATACGCAGACCGAAAAGGACGTGGAGTTTCAGTTGGCTCCGTTTGGCATCGTCGGTCTTGAGACGTTGCTGGCCGCGACCATCACGGGTTTGGTGGAGCCGGGAGTCCTGACCATGGAACGGGCAATCGCGCTCCTGACTTCAGCCCCAGCCAAAATCTTCAATCTGAATGCGGGTGTCTTGCGCGAAGGCGGTCCCGCCGACATTGCCGTGTTCGATCCGAAAGCCGAATGGGTCGTCGATCCTGAGACTTTTCATTCCCGCAGCCGCAACACGCCCTTCAAAGGCATGACGTTACGCGGCCTCGTCAAGGCGACGCTTTGCGACGGAGCCGTGGTTTACTGGGCGTAA
- a CDS encoding HAD family hydrolase: MPIRAITFDFWRTLFHEAKDPEQRRLIRIRAVCEATGASPESARAALQTSEREFMQHHIELQRTLGPEDAVRIVMREVGVKLSPEVQQHLAEVFATAILHFPPIPIDGALDAVAAAAKRGPVGVISDSGLSPGSSLRTLLERNGFLPFFDSVVFSDEVGVSKPHARMFDTCAQGLGVAPSELLHIGDLETTDVVGAKAVGARAALFAGDNDRHVANTTADYVFKHWRDFLEVLPDLT, translated from the coding sequence ATGCCCATTCGAGCGATCACCTTTGATTTCTGGCGTACCCTATTTCATGAAGCCAAGGATCCGGAGCAGCGCCGGCTGATCCGCATTCGCGCCGTGTGCGAGGCAACGGGCGCTTCGCCCGAGTCAGCTCGCGCGGCTCTGCAGACCTCCGAGCGCGAGTTCATGCAGCATCATATTGAGCTGCAGCGAACGCTTGGGCCGGAGGACGCCGTCCGAATTGTCATGCGAGAAGTGGGGGTGAAACTGTCCCCGGAAGTGCAGCAACATCTAGCGGAGGTATTCGCCACGGCTATACTGCACTTCCCTCCGATTCCCATTGATGGCGCGTTGGACGCCGTGGCAGCCGCTGCGAAGCGAGGCCCCGTAGGAGTAATATCCGATTCGGGATTGAGCCCAGGTAGTTCGTTGCGGACACTGCTGGAGCGAAACGGATTCCTGCCGTTCTTCGATAGCGTCGTCTTTTCCGATGAAGTCGGCGTGTCAAAACCTCATGCGCGTATGTTTGATACGTGCGCTCAAGGGCTGGGCGTTGCGCCAAGTGAGCTGCTGCACATCGGTGACCTGGAGACAACCGACGTGGTGGGGGCCAAAGCGGTTGGCGCGCGCGCGGCATTGTTTGCCGGTGACAACGATCGACATGTCGCAAATACTACCGCCGACTATGTCTTTAAGCACTGGCGAGATTTCCTGGAAGTGCTGCCGGATCTGACGTAG
- a CDS encoding DUF190 domain-containing protein encodes MHVPEDGYLLRIFIGESDRWQHRPLYEAIVLKARELHLAGATVLRGPMGFGATSRLHTTKVLRLSEDLPIIIEIVDSKERINQFLPCIEEMVKEGLVTLEDIKVIKYLGTPPADV; translated from the coding sequence ATGCACGTGCCCGAAGACGGATACCTGCTGCGAATCTTCATTGGTGAAAGCGACCGTTGGCAACACCGGCCGCTCTATGAAGCCATAGTGCTCAAGGCGCGCGAACTTCACCTCGCAGGCGCCACCGTGCTGCGCGGGCCGATGGGATTCGGCGCGACCAGCCGGCTTCACACAACCAAGGTGCTGCGGCTTTCCGAAGACCTCCCCATAATCATTGAAATCGTGGACAGCAAAGAGCGCATCAACCAGTTTCTCCCGTGCATCGAGGAAATGGTCAAAGAAGGGCTTGTCACACTGGAAGACATCAAGGTGATTAAGTACCTCGGCACTCCGCCCGCCGACGTGTGA
- a CDS encoding acyltransferase, with amino-acid sequence MAMDGITRAWRNWRHSRKFAKLGKGCRFIGRDLEIEGHVELGDYSRIRESVRLRARPEGKIVIGSRCLLSWNVVIEAGELVELHDMVGIAEYAVIRDGTHLIYGTEANWRYTPNYYRPVIIEEGAWVGSGAYVSKGVRIGKGAVIGVKSVVTHDVPAYEVWTGAPAKFLRHRTKDLPEEVADLASRLLAEQGIRKDRREW; translated from the coding sequence ATGGCAATGGACGGAATTACGAGGGCTTGGCGCAATTGGCGTCATAGCAGGAAGTTCGCGAAATTGGGCAAGGGCTGCCGCTTTATCGGCAGAGACCTGGAAATAGAAGGGCACGTCGAACTCGGTGACTATAGCCGTATACGCGAGTCGGTGCGTTTACGCGCTCGTCCCGAAGGGAAGATCGTTATCGGAAGCCGTTGCCTGTTGAGCTGGAATGTCGTGATTGAGGCCGGGGAACTCGTCGAGCTGCACGACATGGTGGGCATTGCCGAGTATGCGGTCATTCGGGATGGGACGCATCTCATCTACGGCACGGAGGCGAACTGGCGCTACACGCCGAATTATTACCGCCCCGTGATTATAGAAGAAGGGGCGTGGGTAGGAAGCGGCGCGTATGTCTCCAAGGGCGTTCGTATCGGCAAGGGCGCGGTAATCGGCGTGAAAAGCGTTGTCACGCACGATGTACCCGCATACGAAGTGTGGACCGGCGCACCCGCAAAGTTTCTCCGGCACCGCACCAAGGACTTGCCCGAGGAGGTCGCCGATTTAGCATCTCGACTGTTGGCCGAGCAGGGCATCCGCAAAGACCGGCGCGAATGGTGA
- a CDS encoding aspartate carbamoyltransferase catalytic subunit translates to MILDTAPQFVAVSKRESGIKKVPLLQGRLVVNWFFEPSTRTRTSFELAAKRLSADTLTMNVQVSSSKKGETLHDTLDNIEAMHSDVVVIRHSMAGAAHILAERHESHIINAGDGAHEHPTQGLLDAYTMREHVRKLRNDPQASLDGIRVAIIGDITHSRVARSNIWGLTKLGAKVRLCGPSTLMPVEIKRMGAETTHDLREAICDADVVYALRIQLERQAKCLFPSMREYIRLFRIDNESLRAAPKHALVMHPGPINRDIELASEVADGPRSVILEQVSNGVAVRMAVMHLLINGGQS, encoded by the coding sequence ATGATTCTCGACACGGCGCCGCAATTTGTTGCGGTGTCGAAACGTGAGAGCGGCATAAAGAAAGTGCCGCTGTTGCAGGGCCGGCTCGTCGTGAATTGGTTTTTCGAGCCGAGCACGCGCACACGCACGTCGTTCGAGCTGGCGGCCAAACGCCTGAGTGCCGACACGCTCACCATGAACGTGCAAGTGTCGAGTTCCAAGAAAGGGGAGACCCTCCACGATACGTTGGACAATATCGAGGCGATGCACAGCGATGTCGTCGTGATTCGCCACAGTATGGCCGGGGCGGCGCACATACTTGCCGAACGGCACGAGTCTCACATCATCAATGCCGGAGACGGCGCACACGAGCATCCCACGCAGGGTTTGTTGGACGCGTACACGATGCGCGAGCACGTCCGTAAATTGCGCAATGACCCGCAGGCAAGTTTGGATGGTATCCGCGTGGCGATCATTGGCGACATCACTCACAGCCGTGTGGCGCGCAGCAATATCTGGGGCCTGACCAAGCTCGGAGCAAAGGTCCGGCTGTGCGGGCCGAGCACGCTGATGCCGGTCGAAATCAAGCGGATGGGCGCGGAGACGACGCATGATTTGCGAGAGGCCATCTGCGACGCGGACGTGGTATACGCGCTGCGCATTCAATTGGAGCGTCAAGCGAAGTGCCTTTTCCCGAGCATGCGCGAGTACATTCGACTGTTCCGAATCGACAACGAATCGTTGCGCGCGGCTCCCAAGCACGCGTTGGTGATGCATCCCGGTCCCATAAACCGTGATATTGAGCTTGCCAGCGAAGTGGCCGACGGTCCCCGCAGCGTAATCCTTGAACAAGTGAGCAACGGTGTGGCGGTGCGCATGGCAGTCATGCACCTGCTGATAAACGGTGGCCAGAGCTGA
- the pyrR gene encoding bifunctional pyr operon transcriptional regulator/uracil phosphoribosyltransferase PyrR has protein sequence MTSETTVVLDAAGVDAAIHRMAQEIVAGNESMDEVVLLGILKRGRPLAERLAEEISKMSGVKPRIGSLATTLYRDDLRSGKKPNLAGNVTHFDFDVEGVTVVLVDDVLSTGRTVRAALDEIIDYGRPKRVQLACLVDRGHRELPIRADYLGWSLATNPEDHVSVRLKEADGEDAVLLERIAAESGE, from the coding sequence GTGACTAGCGAGACTACCGTAGTGCTGGACGCCGCGGGTGTAGACGCCGCGATACACCGCATGGCCCAAGAAATCGTGGCTGGCAATGAGTCCATGGACGAAGTCGTCCTTCTGGGAATTCTGAAACGGGGCCGTCCGCTGGCGGAACGGCTGGCCGAAGAGATTTCCAAGATGAGCGGAGTCAAACCGCGCATAGGATCGCTGGCAACCACGCTATATCGCGACGACTTGCGTAGCGGCAAGAAACCGAATCTGGCAGGAAATGTCACCCACTTCGATTTTGATGTGGAAGGGGTGACCGTGGTCCTGGTGGATGACGTTCTGTCTACCGGCAGGACGGTGCGGGCCGCTCTGGACGAGATTATCGATTATGGCAGGCCCAAGCGGGTGCAGTTGGCGTGCCTGGTGGACCGCGGACATCGTGAATTGCCGATACGCGCGGACTATCTGGGGTGGTCTCTCGCGACGAACCCGGAAGACCACGTGTCGGTTCGGCTTAAGGAAGCCGATGGTGAGGATGCTGTTCTGCTGGAACGTATAGCGGCGGAGTCCGGCGAGTAA
- the crcB gene encoding fluoride efflux transporter CrcB, with amino-acid sequence MIRYALIFLGGGLGSVLRYAIAGWTQRAADTSFPLGTLVVNVVGSLVIGFLAATLTGPILIRDDYRIGLMVGVLGGFTTFSSFSLETLMLANDGQFGMALLNVLFSVALCLTAAWLGYRFGEYSFGV; translated from the coding sequence ATGATTCGATACGCACTCATATTTCTCGGTGGGGGACTGGGATCAGTCCTCCGATACGCCATTGCGGGTTGGACTCAGCGCGCGGCCGATACTTCCTTCCCGTTGGGTACGCTTGTCGTGAACGTTGTGGGGTCTCTTGTTATCGGATTTCTCGCCGCCACGCTTACCGGCCCAATTCTCATCCGGGACGACTATCGTATTGGCCTGATGGTGGGCGTACTGGGAGGGTTTACGACGTTTTCCAGCTTCAGCCTTGAAACGCTGATGCTTGCGAATGACGGCCAGTTTGGCATGGCATTGTTGAACGTTCTGTTCAGCGTGGCCCTGTGCCTGACTGCGGCATGGTTGGGTTACCGGTTCGGTGAATATTCGTTTGGTGTTTGA
- a CDS encoding serine/threonine protein kinase, with protein sequence MKQELPDRLAIYHFKLDRLLGRGGTGTVYRGIDLEKGEVVAVKVFHANFFRNKAQIRDFAKNIKVFSKFNHQNVVKVTEFIDGPEGLCMTMEYVDGPDLKWYIENRPWNLQERVVVVSQICNGLQYIHDQGFTHHDLKPANILFTRSGIAKLSDYSLCRDKMFGFIDSGIVEQITPMYVAPEIISKIKATPRADIYSLGITLYLMFAGKVPFEVDSLAKLYNCHLRVVPLHPSMVNRKCPQAIGDIIMKMLEKDPAKRYESCDQLRIALSEAARPRI encoded by the coding sequence ATGAAGCAAGAACTGCCCGATAGGCTCGCGATATACCATTTCAAACTCGACCGGCTTCTCGGTCGCGGCGGCACAGGCACCGTCTACCGCGGCATCGATCTGGAGAAGGGCGAAGTCGTCGCGGTCAAAGTGTTTCACGCGAATTTCTTCCGCAACAAGGCCCAGATTCGTGATTTCGCCAAGAACATCAAAGTCTTCAGCAAGTTCAATCACCAGAACGTGGTGAAGGTCACGGAATTTATCGACGGACCCGAAGGTCTGTGCATGACCATGGAATACGTCGACGGCCCTGACCTCAAGTGGTACATCGAGAATCGTCCGTGGAATCTCCAGGAGCGCGTAGTCGTGGTATCGCAGATCTGCAACGGACTGCAGTACATCCACGATCAAGGCTTTACACACCACGATCTCAAGCCCGCCAACATCTTGTTCACGCGCTCGGGCATCGCGAAGCTCTCGGACTATTCCCTCTGCCGCGACAAGATGTTCGGATTCATCGACAGCGGTATTGTCGAACAGATCACGCCAATGTACGTCGCGCCGGAGATTATCAGCAAGATCAAAGCCACCCCGCGCGCGGATATCTACTCGCTGGGCATTACCCTCTATCTGATGTTCGCGGGGAAAGTGCCATTCGAAGTGGATAGCCTGGCGAAACTCTACAACTGCCATCTCCGCGTGGTACCGCTTCATCCTTCGATGGTGAACCGCAAGTGCCCCCAGGCCATCGGCGACATCATCATGAAGATGCTTGAGAAAGACCCCGCCAAGCGCTACGAGAGCTGCGACCAGTTGCGCATTGCCCTCTCGGAAGCGGCCCGCCCGAGGATCTGA